The Rhodococcus sp. B50 DNA window GACCACGACGAGCTGGGCTTTTTCGCTCCAGGCCTGCAGGTGGGAGCGGGGACCGTCTATGTAGACCTTCCGGTGGACCGTCACCTCCGGATAACGCTCGCCGTATCCCGCGAGACACTCGGACAGGAGGGAGTGCTCGTACTCCTCGAACGCACGGGGATCGAAGTCGAGAGGCGACTCGTCGATCTCGCCGACCTTCAGATCGCTCCAGACGTGGACGGCGACGAGGTCGACACCGCGCCAGGACGCCTCTTCGAACGCCAGCCCGACCGCTGCGCGACTCGCGGGGCTGCCGTCCACACCGACGACGACCGGCCGCCCGTCGGGGACGGGGCCTTCCGGACCCCGCACCACCACGACCGGGCATTCGGCGTGGCCGGCGACGGAGACCGGGGTGGAGCCGAGCAGGGCCTCCCCCAGCTTGGTGCTGCCGGTAGCACCGAGGACGATCAACCGCGCCTTGCGGGACAGCTCGACGAGCCACTTGGAGCTTCCGGTGAGCGCGAGTTCGGAGGTGACCTCGAGATCCGGAGCCACCGCCTCGGCGGTTTCCGCAGCTTCCTTCAGGAGCGCCTGCGCTTCGACCTCGCTCCATTCGAAGACCT harbors:
- a CDS encoding universal stress protein, with the protein product MKPLGETPRDHNHVTVGVDGSPASERAVRWAAATAAGRKISLHLVHAVDFAPSEWTRLPFFRPSQVFEWSEVEAQALLKEAAETAEAVAPDLEVTSELALTGSSKWLVELSRKARLIVLGATGSTKLGEALLGSTPVSVAGHAECPVVVVRGPEGPVPDGRPVVVGVDGSPASRAAVGLAFEEASWRGVDLVAVHVWSDLKVGEIDESPLDFDPRAFEEYEHSLLSECLAGYGERYPEVTVHRKVYIDGPRSHLQAWSEKAQLVVVGTRGRGGFKGLVLGSTGNALMREAHCPVMVVRPAAS